A part of Helicobacter himalayensis genomic DNA contains:
- the dnaK gene encoding molecular chaperone DnaK codes for MAKVIGIDLGTTNSAMSVYEGNEAKVIANKEGKNTTPSIVAFTDKGEVLVGEPAKRQAVTNPKKTIYSIKRIMGLMFNEDKAKEAEKRLPYKIIDRNGACAVEIDDKIYTPQEISAKILMKLKEDAESYLGESVTEAVITVPAYFNDSQRKATKEAGTIAGLNVLRIINEPTSAALAYGLDKKESEKIMVYDLGGGTFDVTVLETGDNVVEVLATGGDAFLGGDDFDNRIIDWAAKEFKDESGIDIKGDVMALQRLKDAAENAKKELSSAQETEINLPFITADASGPKHLVKKLTRAKFESLIDDLIEETIKKIDFVIKDAGLGKGDISEVVMVGGSTRIPKVQERVKEFIGKDLNKSVNPDEVVAVGAAIQGGVLKGDVKDVLLLDVTPLSLGIETAGGICTKIVERGVTIPTKKAQVFSTYEDNQPAVSINVLQGERELARDNKSLGRFDLTGIPAAPRGVPQIEVTFDIDANGILTVSAKDKTTGKSQEIQISGSSGLSDSEIEKMVKDAELHKEEDAKKKELIELRNQADSLVYQTRKSLDENKDKLDSAVVSEIETALNDLESSLKNENVSKEELEAKIKTLGEKSQALAQAMQANAQNASNTQSAKKGKDDDVIDAEVE; via the coding sequence ATGGCAAAAGTAATAGGTATAGACTTAGGGACTACAAACTCTGCAATGAGTGTATATGAGGGCAATGAAGCAAAGGTAATCGCAAATAAAGAGGGCAAAAACACAACACCTTCAATCGTGGCTTTTACTGACAAAGGCGAGGTGCTAGTGGGCGAGCCTGCAAAAAGACAGGCTGTTACTAATCCAAAGAAAACGATTTATTCTATTAAGCGCATTATGGGGCTTATGTTTAACGAAGACAAGGCAAAAGAGGCTGAAAAACGTCTTCCTTATAAAATCATCGATAGAAATGGCGCGTGTGCGGTAGAAATAGATGACAAAATCTACACGCCACAAGAAATTTCTGCGAAGATTCTTATGAAGCTCAAAGAAGATGCAGAAAGCTATCTAGGTGAAAGCGTAACAGAGGCGGTAATCACAGTTCCTGCGTATTTTAATGATTCTCAACGCAAAGCAACAAAAGAAGCTGGCACAATCGCAGGGCTTAATGTGCTAAGAATTATCAATGAGCCAACTTCTGCGGCACTTGCCTATGGGTTAGATAAAAAAGAATCTGAAAAAATTATGGTGTATGACTTGGGCGGGGGGACATTTGATGTTACCGTGCTAGAGACTGGCGATAATGTCGTGGAAGTGCTAGCTACCGGCGGGGACGCATTCCTTGGAGGCGATGATTTTGACAATCGCATTATTGATTGGGCGGCAAAAGAATTTAAAGATGAAAGTGGTATTGACATTAAAGGCGATGTGATGGCGTTGCAACGTTTAAAAGATGCGGCGGAAAATGCGAAAAAAGAGCTTTCATCTGCGCAAGAAACTGAAATCAACCTGCCATTTATCACCGCAGATGCAAGCGGTCCAAAACACTTGGTAAAAAAGCTTACACGTGCGAAGTTTGAAAGCCTTATCGATGACTTAATCGAAGAGACAATTAAAAAGATAGATTTTGTGATAAAGGATGCTGGACTTGGCAAAGGCGATATTAGCGAAGTTGTGATGGTGGGCGGTTCTACGAGGATTCCAAAAGTGCAGGAGCGCGTGAAAGAATTTATCGGCAAAGATTTAAATAAGTCTGTGAATCCTGATGAGGTCGTGGCTGTGGGTGCAGCAATACAAGGTGGTGTGCTCAAAGGCGATGTGAAAGACGTGCTTTTGCTTGATGTCACGCCTCTAAGTTTAGGTATTGAGACTGCAGGGGGGATTTGCACTAAAATTGTTGAGCGTGGTGTAACAATCCCAACCAAAAAAGCACAGGTTTTCTCCACCTATGAAGATAATCAGCCGGCGGTAAGTATCAATGTCTTGCAAGGCGAGCGCGAACTTGCAAGAGACAATAAATCACTTGGTAGATTTGACCTTACAGGTATCCCTGCTGCGCCTCGCGGTGTGCCACAAATCGAGGTTACTTTTGACATTGACGCCAATGGAATCCTAACCGTGAGCGCAAAAGATAAAACCACAGGCAAAAGCCAAGAAATCCAAATCAGTGGTTCAAGCGGGCTTTCAGATTCTGAAATCGAAAAAATGGTAAAGGACGCGGAGCTCCACAAAGAAGAGGACGCGAAGAAAAAAGAGCTTATCGAGCTTAGGAATCAAGCAGATAGCCTAGTATATCAGACAAGAAAGAGCCTAGATGAAAACAAGGATAAGCTAGATTCTGCCGTTGTTAGCGAGATTGAAACTGCGCTTAATGATTTAGAATCCAGCCTAAAAAATGAAAATGTTTCAAAAGAAGAATTGGAGGCAAAAATAAAAACTCTAGGTGAAAAAAGCCAAGCACTCGCTCAAGCAATGCAAGCAAACGCACAAAATGCTAGCAACACACAAAGTGCAAAAAAAGGCAAAGATGATGATGTAATCGATGCAGAGGTGGAGTAA
- a CDS encoding YifB family Mg chelatase-like AAA ATPase, which produces MTNKIYCAGLVGTDTRIIEIESAFTRGLPNFHITGLATSSIQESKQRVQSALANSNFTLPPLKITINLSPSDIPKSGSYFDLPIALVLQANAQPTLQQEAQDSKKWFAFGELGLDGSIKYTQSMYPLLFDLALLAPSSHIIVPESAKDMLEVIPHLHFHFASTLTHALDILTTPLPSTSQDSFLDSQTFKENQNTKEKHCMQKLGFSCLEVGEELYYYLRDFELDFSEVRNQEVAKRAALIAAAGFHNIIFEGSPGCGKSMIAKRMRAILPPMSLKEMMQTLKLQSLDSHNPTYSPLRPFRNPHQSASKASVLGSATQYEPKPGEIALAHNGILFFDELPHFKRDILESLREPLENNKMTISRVHSKLEYDTSFQFIGAQNPCPCGNLLSTTKECRCQDKEIAAYKNRLSEPFLDRIDLFVQMNESEEGMTATQGLDSQSMQKSVFEAFIFARQTRGQKVFNAKLSEKEIEEFCILNADAQTLLSQASERFNLSMRSLNKIKKIARTIADLAKSPQIHKEHILEALSFRRI; this is translated from the coding sequence ATGACAAATAAAATTTACTGCGCTGGGCTTGTGGGCACGGATACGCGTATTATTGAGATAGAATCTGCCTTTACAAGAGGTTTGCCAAATTTCCACATAACAGGGCTTGCCACAAGTTCTATCCAAGAATCTAAACAACGTGTGCAATCTGCCCTTGCAAATTCTAACTTCACCCTGCCACCGCTTAAAATCACCATTAATCTCTCGCCTTCAGATATTCCAAAAAGCGGTAGTTATTTTGACTTACCAATCGCGCTTGTATTGCAGGCAAACGCTCAACCAACGCTCCAGCAAGAAGCACAAGATTCAAAAAAGTGGTTTGCTTTTGGCGAGTTGGGACTTGATGGAAGCATAAAATATACACAAAGTATGTATCCACTGCTTTTTGACCTTGCCTTGCTCGCACCTTCTTCGCATATCATCGTGCCTGAAAGCGCCAAAGATATGCTTGAAGTTATCCCGCATTTGCATTTTCACTTTGCCTCCACACTTACCCACGCGCTTGATATTTTGACCACACCACTTCCTAGCACTTCGCAAGATTCTTTTTTAGATTCTCAAACTTTTAAGGAAAATCAAAATACAAAAGAAAAGCATTGTATGCAAAAATTGGGCTTTTCTTGCCTTGAAGTAGGGGAGGAGCTGTATTATTATTTGCGTGATTTTGAGCTTGATTTTAGCGAGGTGCGTAATCAAGAAGTCGCCAAGCGAGCAGCATTGATTGCAGCGGCTGGATTTCACAATATTATTTTTGAAGGGAGTCCGGGCTGTGGAAAAAGTATGATAGCAAAGCGTATGCGCGCGATTTTGCCCCCAATGAGTTTGAAAGAAATGATGCAAACACTCAAACTTCAATCCCTTGATTCTCATAATCCCACTTATTCGCCTCTGCGCCCTTTTAGGAATCCCCACCAAAGTGCATCAAAAGCAAGTGTTCTAGGCTCTGCGACACAATATGAGCCAAAGCCCGGGGAAATCGCACTCGCGCACAATGGAATCTTATTTTTTGATGAGTTGCCACATTTTAAACGCGATATTTTAGAATCCTTGCGCGAGCCACTGGAAAACAATAAAATGACAATTTCGCGCGTGCATTCAAAGCTGGAATATGACACTTCTTTTCAATTTATCGGCGCGCAGAATCCCTGTCCTTGTGGGAATCTGCTAAGTACGACGAAAGAGTGTCGCTGCCAAGATAAAGAAATAGCTGCGTATAAAAACCGCCTAAGCGAGCCATTTTTAGACAGAATAGATTTATTTGTGCAGATGAATGAGAGCGAGGAAGGTATGACAGCCACGCAAGGGCTGGATTCCCAAAGTATGCAAAAAAGTGTTTTTGAGGCTTTTATTTTTGCAAGGCAAACGCGCGGACAGAAAGTTTTTAATGCAAAATTGAGCGAAAAAGAAATTGAGGAATTTTGCATCCTTAACGCAGATGCGCAAACTCTGCTTTCACAAGCAAGTGAGCGATTTAATCTTTCAATGCGCTCGCTAAATAAAATAAAAAAAATCGCGCGCACCATTGCGGACTTAGCCAAAAGCCCACAAATCCACAAAGAGCATATTTTAGAAGCACTTTCATTCCGCAGAATCTAA
- the lptA gene encoding lipopolysaccharide transport periplasmic protein LptA: MSKIRYLVIFGICALCTFGADKLEVQAKTFSSDDRAGRTELKGEVFIKKGADKLWADVVIVSTDKNRKPLEYTATGKVKFYVETQDGRKINGSAQKVIYDTINDEYRLYENAKIQEIGSPNTITGEFITLNNKKGQAYSEGAKDKPTTLIFELNDDNEKK; encoded by the coding sequence ATGAGCAAAATAAGATATTTGGTAATATTTGGAATCTGCGCTTTGTGCACGTTTGGCGCGGATAAGCTTGAAGTGCAGGCAAAGACTTTTAGTAGCGATGATAGGGCTGGGCGCACGGAGCTTAAGGGCGAAGTTTTTATCAAAAAGGGTGCTGATAAACTTTGGGCAGATGTGGTGATTGTCTCCACTGACAAAAATCGCAAACCGCTAGAATACACCGCCACAGGCAAAGTGAAGTTTTATGTCGAAACACAAGATGGCAGGAAAATCAATGGTAGCGCACAAAAAGTCATCTATGACACGATAAACGATGAATATCGCCTCTATGAAAATGCTAAGATTCAAGAAATTGGCAGCCCAAATACCATAACAGGCGAATTTATCACGCTTAATAACAAAAAAGGGCAAGCCTACTCTGAAGGTGCGAAAGACAAGCCAACCACACTTATTTTTGAGCTCAATGATGATAACGAGAAAAAATAA
- a CDS encoding lytic transglycosylase domain-containing protein — protein sequence MKKLYRFFALLTSIFFTNTYASEYYSFVASSDVMAPKILQSFDLELDFLGEQDEQRVAIESSAQYFLKRFENSYTFIPIIRNMIAKEGLPQEFLFVAMVESEFIINAQSSKRASGIWQFMPNTAKSLGLEINDYIDERKDLIKSTRAALEYLKFLYEQMGQQWYLAVMAYNCGYGRLLKAIEQADGDTNLNTLLDEEKQYLPPETRNYIRKIVAMSLVFNDADFLKNNNLEYLLNRGATDTLATLKLKSGLPLGLVASSIGLSLNELRKYNMHFKYAFLPPGPADKEYNVYIPYEKLSLFRQNFDTNYKPNSAFILHKVQKGETLTSISRQYKTTINELKRVNGLKNSFLSINQKLVIPILKT from the coding sequence ATGAAAAAACTTTACAGATTCTTTGCCTTGCTTACTAGTATATTTTTTACAAACACATATGCGAGCGAATATTATTCCTTTGTGGCAAGCTCTGATGTTATGGCGCCAAAGATTTTGCAATCTTTTGATTTAGAGCTTGATTTTTTAGGCGAACAAGATGAACAACGCGTTGCAATTGAATCTAGCGCGCAGTATTTTTTGAAACGTTTTGAAAATAGCTATACCTTTATCCCCATTATCCGAAATATGATAGCCAAAGAGGGCTTGCCACAGGAATTTTTATTTGTGGCGATGGTGGAATCTGAATTTATCATAAACGCACAAAGCTCAAAGCGCGCAAGTGGGATTTGGCAGTTTATGCCAAACACTGCAAAATCTCTTGGACTTGAAATAAACGACTACATTGATGAGCGCAAAGATTTAATAAAATCTACGCGCGCGGCGTTAGAGTATTTGAAATTTTTATACGAACAGATGGGGCAGCAATGGTATCTCGCGGTGATGGCGTATAATTGCGGTTATGGGCGTTTGCTAAAAGCCATAGAGCAAGCAGATGGTGATACAAACCTAAACACGCTTTTAGATGAAGAAAAGCAATATCTTCCGCCGGAGACACGTAATTATATCCGCAAGATTGTGGCGATGAGCCTTGTATTTAACGATGCGGATTTTTTGAAAAATAACAATTTAGAATATTTGCTTAATCGCGGTGCGACTGATACGCTAGCGACCTTGAAGCTTAAAAGCGGGCTGCCTTTGGGACTTGTGGCAAGTAGCATTGGGCTAAGTCTGAATGAGCTAAGAAAATATAATATGCACTTTAAATATGCTTTCCTCCCGCCCGGACCTGCGGATAAGGAATATAATGTTTATATTCCTTATGAAAAGCTTTCGCTTTTTAGGCAAAATTTTGACACAAATTACAAGCCAAATTCCGCTTTTATCCTTCACAAGGTGCAAAAGGGTGAGACGCTCACTTCCATATCGCGTCAATACAAAACAACGATTAATGAGCTCAAACGTGTCAATGGGCTAAAAAACTCATTTCTTTCAATCAACCAAAAACTCGTAATCCCTATCCTTAAAACCTAG
- the ribE gene encoding riboflavin synthase → MYKFVLKKACWVFSGLVREIGKVVGLRGNTLQIECAHKAQVGDSIAVNGTCLTAISVDSRGFSAELSDESKQCVALENFSAGNKVHIEPALRADSCLDGHIVQGHIDAIGKITHISHKGAQSEFILQLDSVPLRYILPKGSVCVDGISLTSGKKSASGFELVIIPHTLKNTLFGEYKIGRRVNIETDMFVRNAFSAVEYFLQTKDLTQGVDSVNLSKNLSWSQIDFMQMRF, encoded by the coding sequence ATGTATAAATTTGTTTTAAAAAAGGCTTGTTGGGTGTTTAGCGGGTTGGTGAGAGAGATTGGCAAGGTGGTAGGTTTGCGCGGGAATACTTTGCAAATAGAATGCGCGCATAAAGCGCAAGTTGGGGATTCTATCGCGGTAAATGGCACGTGTTTGACAGCCATAAGTGTGGATTCTAGGGGATTTAGCGCGGAGTTAAGTGATGAAAGCAAGCAATGCGTGGCGCTAGAAAATTTTAGCGCAGGAAACAAAGTGCATATTGAGCCGGCACTGCGCGCGGATTCTTGTCTTGATGGACATATCGTGCAGGGTCATATTGATGCGATTGGTAAAATCACGCATATTTCGCATAAAGGCGCGCAGAGCGAGTTTATCTTGCAGTTAGATTCTGTTCCTTTGCGCTATATCCTCCCCAAAGGCTCGGTATGTGTAGATGGCATAAGTCTCACAAGTGGTAAGAAAAGCGCGAGTGGCTTTGAGCTTGTTATTATCCCACACACGCTAAAAAACACGCTTTTTGGGGAATATAAAATTGGGCGCAGGGTGAATATCGAAACGGATATGTTTGTGCGTAATGCTTTTAGTGCGGTCGAGTATTTTTTGCAGACAAAAGATTTGACGCAGGGCGTAGATTCTGTAAATTTATCCAAAAATCTATCTTGGTCGCAAATTGATTTTATGCAGATGCGATTTTGA
- a CDS encoding EscU/YscU/HrcU family type III secretion system export apparatus switch protein — translation MKESIKNISKAAALAYNAQVKTPQAPRVLASGKGEIAQQIINKAKEFNVPLFSNQLLVDSLLALPLDSEIPPELYKSVAQVLVWIMDTEQKAQLSKQT, via the coding sequence ATGAAAGAATCTATAAAAAATATTTCAAAAGCTGCCGCACTCGCCTACAATGCGCAAGTAAAAACCCCACAAGCTCCAAGGGTTCTAGCAAGCGGGAAGGGTGAAATCGCACAGCAAATTATAAATAAGGCAAAGGAGTTTAACGTGCCACTTTTTAGCAATCAATTGCTTGTGGATTCTCTGCTTGCGCTACCTTTGGATTCTGAAATCCCACCAGAGCTTTATAAAAGCGTGGCACAGGTGCTTGTGTGGATTATGGATACTGAGCAAAAAGCGCAACTTAGCAAACAGACTTAA
- a CDS encoding ABC transporter ATP-binding protein, giving the protein MLLQARALTHRFERVLYEDLNLTLARGESVAIVGVSGSGKSTILNNLSTMLKPSSGEVDILDSKDIYSLNQNVLLNLRRHKIGIIFQAHYLFRGFSVKENLQIATILSKQELDLALLERFNIAQTLNQNIGELSGGQQQRLSIARILTKKPQIIFADEPTGNLDSQTARNVMECVLEYVSSARAGLIIATHDMQIAQMCDRILQLHEGKLTTI; this is encoded by the coding sequence ATGTTATTGCAAGCAAGGGCATTAACACACCGCTTCGAGCGTGTGTTGTATGAGGATTTGAATCTCACCTTAGCGCGCGGAGAATCTGTGGCGATTGTAGGTGTGAGTGGTAGTGGAAAAAGCACGATTTTAAACAACCTTTCAACTATGCTAAAGCCAAGTAGCGGGGAAGTTGATATTTTAGATTCTAAAGACATTTACTCTTTGAACCAAAATGTGCTTCTTAATTTGCGCCGTCATAAAATTGGCATTATTTTTCAAGCGCATTATCTTTTTCGCGGATTTAGTGTGAAAGAAAACCTACAAATTGCCACGATTTTAAGCAAACAAGAGCTTGATTTAGCGCTTTTAGAACGTTTTAATATCGCCCAAACGCTCAACCAAAATATAGGCGAGCTAAGTGGCGGACAGCAACAACGCTTATCAATTGCAAGAATCCTCACCAAAAAGCCACAAATTATTTTCGCTGATGAGCCTACGGGAAATCTGGATTCTCAAACAGCGCGCAATGTGATGGAGTGCGTGCTTGAATATGTGAGTTCCGCGCGTGCAGGGCTTATCATTGCCACGCACGATATGCAAATCGCGCAAATGTGCGATAGAATCTTGCAACTACACGAGGGCAAACTAACTACTATTTAA
- a CDS encoding cytochrome c3 family protein — protein MKIFIVCLFFATGLFAKNIGFSDEVLSLFLGKDDSKVAGRLLPTNAFSVLESDGTRVKIKVDGFVNPKAPYVLYFNDSQRIIVAAFSKNTQLDFTQRVAGKNGKWDKVSIEVWTDKKEFAKNNKEMLARAKTLYAENCGICHTAHKTQEFTANQWPSTFRSMVDRTGIDKKDRWLVIEYLQKNAKDFKETK, from the coding sequence ATGAAAATTTTCATTGTTTGTTTATTTTTTGCAACAGGTTTATTTGCAAAAAATATAGGCTTTAGCGATGAGGTTTTATCGTTATTTTTGGGTAAAGATGATAGTAAAGTTGCAGGAAGATTGCTTCCTACAAATGCCTTTTCTGTCTTAGAGAGTGATGGAACAAGAGTAAAGATTAAAGTGGATGGATTTGTTAATCCAAAAGCACCTTATGTGCTGTACTTTAATGATAGCCAAAGAATCATTGTAGCAGCCTTTAGTAAAAACACTCAACTAGATTTTACGCAAAGAGTTGCTGGTAAAAATGGCAAATGGGATAAAGTTAGCATTGAGGTTTGGACAGACAAAAAAGAATTTGCAAAAAATAATAAAGAAATGCTTGCAAGGGCAAAGACATTGTATGCAGAAAATTGCGGAATCTGCCATACTGCACACAAAACACAAGAATTCACAGCAAATCAATGGCCAAGCACTTTTAGGTCTATGGTGGATAGAACGGGAATTGACAAAAAGGATAGATGGCTAGTCATTGAATATTTACAAAAAAATGCAAAAGACTTTAAGGAGACAAAATGA